The Papio anubis isolate 15944 chromosome 5, Panubis1.0, whole genome shotgun sequence genome has a segment encoding these proteins:
- the APC gene encoding adenomatous polyposis coli protein isoform X8, which yields MRTRALPIPVGSPPIGWVWAHVTDMWLYWCSPPGCHWRQNGGAVGLGNGEVLKQLQGSIEDEAMASSGQIDLLERLKELNLDSSNFPGVKLRSKMSLRSYGSREGSVSSRSGECSPVPMGSFPRRGFVNGSRESTGYLEELEKERSLLLADLDKEEKEKDWYYAQLQNLTKRIDSLPLTENFSLQTDMTRRQLEYEARQIRVAMEEQLGTCQDMEKRAQRRIARIQQIEKDILRIRQLLQSQATEAERSSQNKHETGSHDAERQNEGQGVAEINMATSGNGQGSTTRMDHETASVLSSSSTHSAPRRLTSHLGTKVEMVYSLLSMLGTHDKDDMSRTLLAMSSSQDSCISMRQSGCLPLLIQLLHGNDKDSVLLGNSRGSKEARARASAALHNIIHSQPDDKRGRREIRVLHLLEQIRAYCETCWEWQEAHEQGMDQDKNPMPAPVEHQICPAVCVLMKLSFDEEHRHAMNELGGLQAIAELLQVDCEMYGLTNDHYSITLRRYAGMALTNLTFGDVANKATLCSMKGCMRALVAQLKSESEDLQQVIASVLRNLSWRADVNSKKTLREVGSVKALMECALEVKKESTLKSVLSALWNLSAHCTENKADICAVDGALAFLVGTLTYRSQTNTLAIIESGGGILRNVSSLIATNEDHRQILRENNCLQTLLQHLKSHSLTIVSNACGTLWNLSARNPKDQEALWDMGAVSMLKNLIHSKHKMIAMGSAAALRNLMANRPAKYKDANIMSPGSSLPSLHVRKQKALEAELDAQHLSETFDNIDNLSPKASHRSKQRHKQSLYGDYVFDTNRHDDNRSDNFNAGNMTVLSPYLNTTVLPSSSSSRGSLDSSRSEKDRSLERERGIGLGNYHPATENPGTSSKRGLQISTTAAQIAKVMEEVSAIHTSQEDRSSGSTTELHCVTDERNALRRSSAAHTHSNTYNFTKSENSNRTCSMPYAKLEYKRSSNDSLNSVSSSDGYGKRGQMKPSIESYSEDDESKFCSYGQYPADLAHKIHSANHMDDNDGELDTPINYSLKYSDEQLNSGRQSPSQNERWARPKHIIEDEIKQSEQRQSRSQSTTYAVYTESTDDKHLKFQPHFGQQECVSPYRSRGANGSETNRVGSNHGINQNVSQSLCQEDDYEDDKPTNYSERYSEEEQHEEEERPTNYSIKYNEEKHHVDQPIDYSLKYATDIPSSQKQSFSFSKSSSGQSTKTEHISSSSENTSTPSSNAKRPNQLHPSSAQSRSGQTQKAATCKVSSINQETIQTYCVEDTPICFSRCSSLSSLSSAEDEIGCDQTTQEADSANTLQIAEIKDKIGTRSTEDPVSEVPAVSQHTRTKPSRLQGSSLSSESTRHKAVEFSSGAKSPSKSGAQTPKSPPEHYVQETPLMFSRCTSVSSLDSFESRSIASSVQSEPCSGMVSGIISPSDLPDSPGQTMPPSRSKTPPPPPQTAQTKREVPKNKTPTAEKRESGPKQAAVNAAVQRVQVLPDADTLLHFATESTPDGFSCSSSLSALSLDEPFIQKDVELRIMPPVQENDNGNETESEQPKESNENQEKEAEKTIDSEKDLLDDSDDDDIEILEECIISAMPTKSSRKAKKPAQTASKLPPPVARKPSQLPVYKLLPSQNRLQPQKHVSFTPGDDMPRVYCVEGTPINFSTATSLSDLTIESPPNELAAGEGVRAGAQSGEFEKRDTIPTEGRSTDEAQGGKTSSVTIPELDDNKAEEGDILAECINSAMPKGKSHKPFRVKKIMDQVQQASASSSATNKNQLDGKKKKPTSPVKPIPQNTEYRTRIRKNADSKNNLNAERLFSDNKDSKKQNLKNNSKDFNDKLPNNEDRVRGSFAFDSPHHYTPIEGTPYCFSRNDSLSSLDFDDDDVDLSREKAELRKAKENKESEAKVTSHTDLTSNQQSASKTQAIAKHPINRGQLKPILQKQSTFPQSSKDIPDRGAATDEKLQNFAIENTPVCFSHNSSLSSLSDIDQENNNNKENEPIKETEPPDSQGEPSKPQASGYAPKSFHVEDTPVCFSRNSSLSSLSIDSEDDLLQECISSAMPKKKKPSRLKGDNEKHSPRNMGGMLAEDLTLDLKDIQRPDSEHGLSPDSENFDWKAIQEGANSIVSSLHQAAAAACLSRQASSDSDSILSLKSGISLGSPFHLTPDQEEKPFTSNKGPRILKPGEKSTLETKKIESESKGIKGGKKVYKSLITGKVRSNSEISGQMKQPLQANMPSISRGRTMIHIPGVRNSSSSTSPVSKKGPPLKTPASKSPSEGQTATTSPRGAKPSVKSELSPVARQTSQIGGSSKAPSRSGSRDSTPSRPAQQPLSRPIQSPGRNSISPGRNGISPPNKLSQLPRTSSPSTASTKSSGSGKMSYTSPGRQMSQQNLTKQTGLSKNASSIPRSESASKGLNQVNNGNGANKKVELSRMSSTKSSGSESDRSERPVLVRQSTFIKEAPSPTLRRKLEESASFESLSPSSRPASPTRSQAQTPVLSPSLPDMSLSTHSSVQAGGWRKLPPNLSPTIEYNDGRPAKRHDIARSHSESPSRLPINRSGTWKREHSKHSSSLPRVSTWRRTGSSSSILSASSESSEKAKSEDEKHVNSISGTKQSKENQVSAKGTWRKIKENEISPTNSTSQTVSSGATNGAESKTLIYQMAPAVSKTEDVWVRIEDCPINNPRSGRSPTGNTPPVIDSVSEKGNPNKDSKDNQAKQNVGNGSVPMRTVGLENRLNSFIQVDAPDQKGTETKPGQNNPVPVSETNESSIVERTPFSSSSSSKHSSPSGTVAARVTPFNYNPSPRKSSADSTSARPSQIPTPVNNNTKKRDSKTDSTESSGTQSPKRHSGSYLVTSV from the exons GGTTCAACTACACGAATGGACCACGAAACAGCCAGTGTTTTGAGTTCTAGTAGCACACACTCTGCACCTCGAAGGCTGACAAGTCATCTGGGAACCAAG GTGGAAATGGTGTATTCATTGTTGTCAATGCTTGGTACTCATGATAAGGATGATATGTCGCGAACTTTGCTAGCTATGTCTAGCTCCCAAGACAGCTGTATATCCATGCGACAGTCTGGATGTCTTCCTCTCCTCATCCAGCTTTTACATGGCAATGACAAAGACTCTGTATTGTTGGGAAATTCCCGGGGCAGTAAAGAGGCTCGGGCCAGGGCCAGTGCAGCACTCCACAACATCATTCACTCACAGCCTGATGACAAGAGAGGCAGGCGTGAAATCCGAGTCCTTCATCTTTTGGAACAGATACGTGCTTACTGTGAAACCTGTTGGGAGTGGCAGGAAGCTCATGAACAAGGCATGGACCAGGACAAAAATCCAA tgccaGCACCTGTTGAACATCAGATCTGTCCTGCTGTGTGTGTTCTAATGAAACTTTCATTTGATGAAGAGCATAGACATGCAATGAATGAACTAG GGGGACTACAGGCCATTGCAGAATTATTGCAAGTGGACTGTGAAATGTATGGGCTTACTAATGACCACTACAGTATTACACTAAGACGATATGCTGGAATGGCTTTGACAAACTTGACTTTCGGAGATGTAGCCAACAAG GCTACGCTATGCTCTATGAAAGGCTGCATGAGAGCACTTGTGGCCCAACTAAAATCTGAAAGTGAAGACTTACAGCAG GTTATTGCAAGTGTTTTGCGGAATTTGTCTTGGCGAGCAGATGTAAATAGTAAAAAGACGTTGCGGGAAGTCGGAAGTGTGAAAGCATTGATGGAATGTGCTTTAGAAGTTAAAAAG GAATCAACCCTCAAAAGCGTATTGAGTGCCTTATGGAATTTGTCAGCACATTGCACTGAGAATAAAGCTGATATATGTGCTGTAGATGGTGCACTTGCATTTTTGGTTGGCACTCTTACTTACCGGAGCCAGACAAACACTTTagccattattgaaagtggaggTGGGATATTACGGAATGTGTCCAGCTTGATAGCTACAAATGAGGACCACAG GCAAATTCTAAGAGAGAACAACTGTCTACAGACTTTATTACAACACTTAAAATCTCATAGTTTGACAATAGTCAGTAATGCTTGTGGAACTTTGTGGAATCTCTCAGCAAGAAATCCTAAAGACCAGGAAGCATTATGGGACATGGGGGCAGTTAGCATGCTCAAGAACCTCATTCATTCAAAGCACAAAATGATTGCTATGGGAAGTGCTGCAGCTTTAAGGAATCTCATGGCAAATAGGCCTGCGAAGTACAAGGATGCCAATATTATGTCTCCTGGCTCAAGCTTGCCATCTCTTCATGTTAGGAAACAAAAAGCCCTAGAAGCAGAATTAGATGCTCAGCATTTGTCAGAAACTTTTGACAATATAGACAATTTAAGTCCCAAGGCATCTCATCGTAGTAAGCAAAGACACAAGCAAAGTCTCTATGGTGATTATGTTTTTGACACCAATCGACATGATGATAATAGGTCAGACAATTTTAATGCTGGCAACATGACTGTCCTTTCACCATATTTGAATACTACAGTGTTACCCAGCTCCTCTTCATCAAGAGGAAGCTTAGATAGTTCTCGTTCTGAAAAAGATAGAAGTTTGGAGAGAGAACGAGGAATTGGTCTAGGCAACTACCATCCAGCAACAGAAAATCCAGGAACCTCTTCAAAGCGAGGTTTGCAGATCTCCACCACTGCAGCCCAGATTGCCAAAGTCATGGAAGAAGTGTCAGCCATTCATACCTCTCAGGAAGACAGGAGTTCTGGGTCTACCACTGAATTACATTGTGTGACAGATGAGAGAAATGCACTTAGGAGAAGCTCTGCTGCCCATACACATTCAAACACTTACAATTTCACTAAGTCAGAAAATTCAAATAGGACATGTTCTATGCCTTATGCCAAATTAGAATACAAGAGATCTTCAAATGATAGTTTAAATAGTGTCAGTAGTAGTGATGGTTATGGTAAAAGAGGTCAAATGAAACCGTCAATTGAATCCTATTCTGAAGATGATGAAAGTAAGTTTTGCAGTTATGGTCAATACCCAGCCGACCTAGCCCATAAAATACATAGTGCAAATCATATGGATGATAATGATGGAGAACTAGATACACCAATAAATTATAGTCTTAAATATTCAGATGAGCAGTTGAACTCTGGAAGGCAAAGTCCTTCACAGAATGAAAGATGGGCAAGACCCAAACACATAatagaagatgaaataaaacaaagtgaGCAAAGACAATCAAGGAGTCAAAGTACAACTTATGCTGTTTATACTGAGAGCACTGATGATAAACACCTCAAGTTCCAACCACATTTTGGACAGCAGGAATGTGTTTCTCCATACAGGTCACGGGGAGCCAACGGTTCAGAAACAAATCGAGTGGGTTCTAATCATGGAATTAATCAAAATGTAAGCCAGTCTTTGTGTCAAGAAGATGACTATGAAGATGATAAGCCTACCAACTATAGTGAACGTTACTCTGAAGAAGAACAGCatgaagaagaagagagaccAACAAATTATAGCATAAAATACAATGAAGAGAAACATCATGTGGATCAGCCTATTgattatagtttaaaatatgcCACAGATATTCCTTCGTCACAGAAACAGTCATTTTCATTCTCAAAGAGTTCATCTGGACAAAGCACTAAAACTGAACATATCTCTTCAAGCAGTGAGAATACGTCCACACCTTCATCTAATGCCAAGAGGCCGAATCAGCTCCATCCAAGTTCGGCACAGAGTAGAAGTGGTCAGACTCAAAAGGCTGCCACTTGCAAAGTTTCTTCTATTAACCAAGAAACAATACAGACTTATTGTGTAGAAGATACTCCAATATGTTTTTCAAGATGTAGTTCATTATCATCTTTGTCATCAGCTGAAGATGAAATAGGATGTGATCAGACGACACAGGAAGCAGATTCTGCTAATACCCTGcaaatagcagaaataaaagacaagattGGAACTAGGTCAACTGAAGACCCTGTAAGCGAAGTTCCAGCAGTGTCGCAGCACACTAGAACCAAACCCAGCAGACTGCAGGGTTCTAGTTTATCTTCAGAATCAACCAGGCACAAAGCTGTTGAATTTTCTTCAGGAGCAAAATCTCCCTCCAAAAGTGGTGCTCAGACACCCAAAAGTCCACCTGAACACTATGTTCAGGAGACTCCACTTATGTTTAGCAGATGTACTTCCGTCAGTTCACTTGATAGTTTTGAGAGTCGTTCGATTGCCAGCTCCGTTCAGAGTGAACCATGCAGTGGAATGGTAAGTGGCATTATAAGCCCCAGTGATCTTCCAGATAGCCCTGGACAAACCATGCCACCAAGCAGAAGTAAAACCCCTCCACCACCTCCTCAAACAGCCCAAACCAAGCGAGAAGtacctaaaaataaaacacctactGCCGAAAAGAGAGAGAGTGGACCTAAGCAAGCTGCAGTAAATGCTGCAGTTCAGAGGGTCCAGGTTCTTCCAGATGCTGATACTTTATTACACTTTGCCACGGAAAGTACTCCAGATGGATTTTCTTGTTCATCTAGCCTGAGTGCTCTGAGCCTTGATGAGCCATTTATACAGAAAGATGTGGAATTAAGAATAATGCCTCCAGTTCAGGAAAATGACAATGGGAATGAAACAGAATCAGAGCAACctaaagaatcaaatgaaaaccaagagaaagaggcagaaaaaactATTGATTCTGAAAAGGACCTATTAGATGATTCAGATGATGATGATATTGAAATACTAGAAGAATGTATTATTTCTGCCATGCCAACAAAGTCATCACGTAAAGCAAAAAAGCCAGCCCAGACTGCTTCAAAATTACCTCCACCTGTGGCAAGGAAACCAAGTCAGCTGCCTGTGTACAAACTTCTACCATCACAAAACAGGTTGCAACCCCAAAAGCATGTTAGTTTTACACCGGGAGATGATATGCCACGAGTATATTGTGTAGAAGGGACACCTATAAACTTTTCCACAGCTACATCTCTAAGTGATCTAACAATAGAATCCCCTCCAAATGAGTTAGCTGCTGGAGAAGGAGTTAGAGCAGGGGCACAGTCAGGTGAATTTGAAAAACGAGATACCATTCCTACAGAAGGCAGAAGTACAGATGAGGCTCAAGGAGGAAAAACCTCATCTGTAACCATACCTGAATTGGATGATAATAAAGCAGAGGAAGGTGATATTCTTGCAGAATGCATTAATTCTGCTATGCCCAAAGGGAAAAGTCACAAGCCTTTCCGTGTGAAAAAGATAATGGACCAGGTCCAGCAAGCATCTGCGTCCTCTTCTGCAACCAACAAAAATCAGTTAGAtggtaagaaaaagaaaccaacttCACCAGTAAAACCTATACCACAAAATACTGAATATCGGACACGTATAAGAAAAAATGCagactcaaaaaataatttaaatgctgAGAGACTTTTCTCAGACAACAAAGattcaaagaaacagaatttgaaaaataattccaaGGACTTCAATGATAAGCTCCCAAATAATGAAGATAGAGTCAGAGGAAGTTTTGCTTTTGATTCACCTCATCATTACACACCTATTGAAGGAACTCCTTACTGTTTTTCACGAAATGATTCTTTGAGTTCTCTagattttgatgatgatgatgttgaccTTTCCAGGGAAAAGGCTGAATTAAGAAAGGCgaaagaaaataaggaatcaGAAGCTAAAGTTACCAGCCACACAGATCTAACCTCCAACCAACAATCAGCTAGTAAGACACAAGCTATTGCAAAGCATCCAATAAATCGAGGTCAGCTTAAACCCATACTGCAGAAGCAATCCACTTTTCCCCAGTCATCCAAAGACATACCAGACAGAGGGGCAGCAACTGatgaaaaattacagaattttgCTATTGAAAATACTCCAGTTTGCTTTTCTCATAATTCCTCTCTGAGTTCTCTCAGTGACATTGaccaagaaaacaacaacaataaagaaaatgaacctATCAAAGAGACTGAGCCCCCTGATTCACAGGGAGAACCAAGTAAACCTCAAGCATCAGGCTATGCTCCAAAATCGTTTCATGTTGAAGATACCCCAGTTTGTTTCTCAAGAAACAGTTCTCTCAGTTCTCTTAGTATTGACTCTGAAGATGACCTGTTGCAGGAATGTATAAGCTCCGcaatgccaaaaaagaaaaagccttcaaGACTTAAGGGTGATAATGAAAAACATAGTCCCAGAAATATGGGTGGCATGTTAGCTGAAGATCTGACACTTGATTTAAAAGATATACAGAGACCAGATTCAGAACATGGTTTATCCCCTGATTCAGAAAATTTTGATTGGAAAGCTATTCAGGAAGGTGCAAATTCCATAGTAAGTAGTTTACAtcaagctgctgctgctgcatgtTTATCTAGACAAGCTTCATCTGATTCAGATTCCATCCTTTCCCTGAAATCAGGAATCTCTCTGGGATCACCGTTTCATCTTACACCTGATCAAGAAGAAAAACCCTTTACGAGTAATAAAGGCCCACGAATTCTAAAACCGGGGGAGAAAAGTACATTGGAAACTAAAAAGATAGAATCTGAAAGTAAAGGaatcaaaggaggaaaaaaagtttataaaagtttGATTACTGGAAAAGTTCGATCTAATTCAGAAATTTCAGGCCAAATGAAACAGCCCCTTCAAGCAAACATGCCTTCAATCTCTCGAGGCAGGACAATGATTCATATTCCAGGAGTTCGAAATAGCTCCTCAAGTACAAGTCCTGTTTCTAAAAAAGGCCCACCCCTTAAGACTCCAGCCTCCAAAAGCCCTAGTGAAGGTCAAACAGCCACCACTTCTCCTAGAGGAGCCAAGCCATCTGTGAAATCAGAATTAAGCCCTGTTGCCAGGCAGACATCTCAAATAGGTGGGTCAAGTAAAGCACCTTCTAGATCAGGATCTAGAGATTCGACCCCTTCAAGACCTGCCCAGCAACCATTAAGTAGACCTATACAGTCTCCTGGCCGAAACTCAATTTCCCCTGGTAGAAATGGAATAAGTCCTCCTAACAAATTATCTCAGCTTCCAAGGACATCATCTCCTAGTACTGCTTCAACTAAGTCCTCAGGTTCTGGAAAAATGTCGTATACATCTCCAGGCAGACAGATGAGCCAACAGAACCTTACCAAACAAACAGGTTTATCCAAGAACGCCAGTAGTATTCCAAGAAGTGAGTCTGCCTCCAAAGGACTAAATCAGGTGAATAATGGTAATGGAGCCAATAAAAAGGTAGAACTTTCTAGAATGTCTTCAACTAAATCAAGTGGAAGTGAATCTGATAGATCAGAAAGACCTGTATTAGTACGCCAGTCAACTTTCATCAAAGAAGCTCCAAGCCCAACCTTAAGAAGAAAATTGGAGGAATCTGCTTCATTTGAATCCCTTTCTCCATCGTCTAGACCGGCTTCTCCCACTAGGTCCCAGGCACAAACTCCAGTTTTAAGTCCTTCCCTTCCTGATATGTCTTTATCCACACATTCATCTGTTCAGGCTGGTGGATGGCGAAAACTACCCCCTAATCTCAGTCCCACTATAGAGTATAATGATGGAAGACCAGCAAAGCGCCATGATATTGCACGGTCTCATTCTGAAAGTCCTTCTAGACTTCCGATCAATAGGTCAGGAACCTGGAAACGTGAGCACAGCAAACATTCATCATCCCTTCCTCGAGTAAGCACTTGGAGAAGAACTGGAAGTTCATCTTCAATTCTTTCTGCTTCATCAGAATCcagtgaaaaagcaaaaagtgaGGATGAAAAACATGTGAACTCTATTTCAGGAACCAAACAAAGTAAAGAAAACCAAGTATCCGCAAAAGgaacatggagaaaaataaaagaaaatgaaatttctccCACAAATAGTACTTCTCAGACCGTTTCCTCAGGTGCTACAAATGGTGCTGAATCAAAGACTCTAATTTATCAAATGGCACCTGCTGTTTCTAAAACAGAGGATGTTTGGGTAAGAATTGAGGACTGTCCCATTAACAATCCTAGATCTGGAAGATCTCCCACAGGTAATACTCCCCCGGTGATTGACAGTGTTTCAGAAAAGGGAAATCCAAACAAAGATTCAAAAGATAATCAGGCAAAACAAAATGTGGGTAATGGCAGTGTTCCCATGCGTACCGTGGGTTTGGAAAATCGCCTGAACTCCTTTATTCAGGTAGATGCCCCTGACCAGAAAGGAACTGAGACAAAACCAGGACAAAATAATCCTGTCCCTGTATCAGAGACTAATGAAAGTTCTATAGTGGAACGTACCCCATTCAGTTCTAGCAGCTCAAGCAAACACAGTTCACCTAGTGGGACTGTTGCTGCCAGAGTGACTCCTTTTAATTACAACCCAAGCCCTAGGAAAAGCAGCGCAGATAGCACTTCAGCTCGGCCGTCTCAGATCCCAACTCCAGTGAATAACAACACAAAGAAGCGAGATTCAAAAACTGACAGCACAGAATCCAGTGGAACCCAAAGTCCTAAGCGTCATTCTGGGTCTTACCTTGTGACATCCGTTTAA